In the genome of Paracoccus tegillarcae, one region contains:
- a CDS encoding helix-turn-helix transcriptional regulator: protein MYRDIELLLAARSADDVWDQFVTVMAQRGYPHVFYSLRRFADMSRLWLASDLELRGNFPDGFTADIVGEGILPNTPWGLWSQHHRGVRSFDWAESDEANAYRHPTGMKLLKVLREHDLAAGHVVSLFGVSARVSGTVALATGVGTGQAHADQLWEESGRSVRALCEVMHLRVCALPQTIGPGVLTPRQRQVVEWAAYGKTVAEIAEILGVEATTIEKHLRLAREALGAGTTAQAILQAHQRNLIFVHDQVENEER, encoded by the coding sequence ATGTACCGTGATATTGAGTTGTTGTTGGCAGCACGTTCAGCCGATGATGTTTGGGACCAGTTTGTGACCGTCATGGCACAGCGCGGGTATCCGCATGTGTTCTATTCGCTTCGTCGTTTTGCCGACATGTCGCGGCTTTGGCTGGCATCTGATCTGGAATTGCGCGGCAATTTTCCCGACGGCTTTACCGCGGATATCGTCGGAGAAGGGATCCTGCCGAATACGCCCTGGGGATTGTGGTCGCAGCACCATCGCGGTGTCCGCAGTTTTGACTGGGCCGAATCCGACGAAGCAAATGCCTATCGGCACCCCACGGGAATGAAGCTTCTCAAGGTGTTGCGAGAACACGATCTGGCCGCCGGTCATGTCGTCAGCCTGTTCGGCGTCTCTGCACGCGTCTCGGGCACCGTTGCGCTGGCAACCGGGGTTGGCACGGGGCAAGCACATGCCGATCAACTGTGGGAAGAATCGGGACGCAGCGTCAGAGCGCTGTGCGAAGTGATGCATCTGCGCGTCTGCGCACTGCCTCAGACCATCGGCCCCGGCGTTCTGACACCCCGTCAGCGGCAAGTTGTCGAATGGGCAGCCTACGGCAAAACAGTGGCCGAGATCGCCGAAATCCTGGGCGTAGAGGCCACAACGATTGAAAAACACCTGCGCTTGGCACGCGAAGCGTTGGGCGCAGGCACCACGGCGCAGGCAATCCTGCAGGCCCACCAGCGCAACCTGATTTTCGTGCACGACCAGGTTGAGAACGAGGAACGGTAA
- a CDS encoding class I SAM-dependent methyltransferase: MAQTIDSTRFWDRAARKYAKSKIGDVAGYERTLKQISQYVHTDQRLLEIGCGTGTTALRLAPSADHILATDISPEMIAIAHEKAQAQGCTNITFQTAGPDGAGWQAEGFDLIYGMNVLHLVKARGLLLRSVYKALKPGGLFISKTPCLTEMTVLLRPVIPVMQWIGKAPYVSFLSAAQLQQDLRDAGFEIVRLERHGSKAKDIRPFIVAAKPADKPAAKP; the protein is encoded by the coding sequence ATGGCGCAGACGATTGACAGCACCCGGTTCTGGGACCGCGCAGCGCGGAAATATGCGAAAAGCAAAATCGGCGATGTGGCAGGGTACGAGCGCACGCTGAAGCAGATAAGCCAGTATGTCCACACCGATCAGCGCCTGTTGGAAATCGGCTGTGGCACGGGCACGACTGCGCTGCGGCTGGCACCTAGCGCCGATCACATCCTGGCCACCGACATTTCGCCCGAAATGATCGCCATCGCGCATGAAAAGGCCCAGGCGCAGGGCTGCACGAACATCACCTTTCAGACGGCAGGCCCAGATGGGGCAGGGTGGCAAGCTGAGGGCTTTGATCTGATCTACGGCATGAATGTGCTGCATCTCGTGAAAGCCCGCGGGCTGCTGCTGCGCTCTGTCTACAAGGCGTTGAAACCGGGCGGGTTGTTCATTTCGAAAACGCCGTGCCTGACGGAAATGACCGTTCTGCTGCGGCCCGTCATTCCGGTGATGCAATGGATTGGCAAAGCGCCTTATGTTTCGTTCCTTTCGGCGGCACAGCTGCAACAGGACTTGCGCGACGCCGGCTTTGAGATTGTCCGCCTTGAACGCCACGGATCGAAGGCCAAGGATATCCGGCCGTTTATCGTTGCGGCCAAACCTGCGGACAAACCTGCTGCGAAACCTTAG
- a CDS encoding (d)CMP kinase — MPFTIAIDGPAASGKGTVARALAAQFGFHHLDTGLLYRATGAKGGDPAAAARSLTPEDLARDDLRSAEAGEAASRIAAIPEVRTALVQFQRDFARKEPGAVLDGRDIGTVICPDAEVKLFITASDLVRARRRAAELNTDAQIVLEQLRGRDARDSQRADAPMRPADDAVLLDTSEMSVEQAVETATALVQTAINAR; from the coding sequence ATGCCCTTTACCATCGCCATCGACGGACCGGCCGCTTCGGGCAAGGGAACCGTCGCCCGCGCCCTTGCCGCGCAGTTTGGATTTCATCATCTCGATACCGGGCTGCTATACCGTGCGACCGGGGCCAAGGGTGGCGATCCGGCTGCGGCCGCGCGCAGTCTGACACCCGAAGATCTGGCCCGCGACGATCTGCGCAGTGCCGAGGCCGGTGAGGCCGCAAGCCGCATCGCCGCGATCCCCGAGGTGCGCACCGCACTGGTGCAGTTTCAACGCGATTTCGCCCGCAAGGAACCGGGTGCGGTGCTGGACGGTCGCGATATCGGCACCGTCATTTGCCCCGATGCAGAGGTCAAGCTGTTCATCACCGCCAGCGACCTGGTGCGCGCCCGCCGCCGCGCCGCCGAGTTGAATACAGACGCGCAGATCGTGCTGGAGCAGTTGCGCGGACGCGACGCCCGCGACAGCCAGCGCGCAGACGCCCCGATGCGCCCCGCCGACGACGCCGTTTTGCTGGATACCAGCGAAATGTCCGTCGAACAGGCCGTGGAAACCGCCACCGCCCTTGTCCAAACAGCTATCAACGCGCGCTAG
- the rpsB gene encoding 30S ribosomal protein S2, translating into MALPDFSMRQLLEAGVHYGHQTQRWNPRMGPYIYGDRNGIHILDLTQTVPMLDQALQVIRDTVAKGGRILFVGTKRQAQRSVAEAAEKSAQFYMNHRWLGGTLTNWKTVSQSINRLKAIDETMEGGADGLTKKERLGLEREQAKLQASLGGIREMGGLPDLLFVIDVNKEDLAIAEARKLGIPVVAVVDTNCSPDGVDYIIPGNDDAARAIALYCDLASRAALDGMSAQMGAAGVDVGALTEVPAEELAEGEAEVAAEAQAEADA; encoded by the coding sequence ATGGCGCTTCCCGATTTTTCCATGCGTCAGCTGCTCGAAGCTGGCGTTCACTACGGTCACCAAACCCAACGCTGGAATCCGCGCATGGGTCCGTATATCTACGGCGACCGCAACGGCATTCACATTCTTGACCTGACCCAGACCGTTCCGATGCTGGACCAGGCTCTGCAGGTCATCCGCGACACCGTCGCCAAGGGCGGCCGCATCCTGTTCGTCGGCACCAAGCGCCAGGCGCAGCGTTCGGTCGCAGAAGCTGCCGAGAAATCGGCCCAGTTCTACATGAACCACCGCTGGCTCGGTGGCACGCTGACCAACTGGAAAACCGTGTCGCAGTCGATCAACCGTCTGAAAGCCATCGACGAGACGATGGAAGGCGGCGCCGACGGCCTGACCAAGAAAGAACGTCTGGGTCTTGAGCGCGAGCAGGCGAAATTGCAGGCATCCTTGGGCGGAATTCGCGAAATGGGCGGTCTGCCGGACCTGCTGTTCGTGATCGATGTCAACAAGGAAGATCTGGCCATCGCCGAAGCCCGCAAACTGGGCATCCCGGTCGTGGCTGTTGTCGATACCAACTGCTCGCCGGACGGCGTTGACTATATCATCCCGGGCAATGACGACGCGGCCCGTGCCATTGCGCTTTATTGCGATCTGGCCAGCCGCGCGGCTCTGGACGGCATGTCGGCCCAGATGGGCGCTGCCGGTGTGGATGTCGGCGCACTGACCGAGGTTCCGGCTGAAGAGCTGGCCGAAGGCGAAGCTGAAGTTGCCGCCGAGGCACAGGCCGAAGCCGACGCCTGA
- the tsf gene encoding translation elongation factor Ts, whose product MAITAAMVKELRESTGAGMMDAKKALTENDGDMEAAVDWLRTKGLAKAAKKSGRVAAEGLVGVAVKDGKGVAVEVNSETDFVGKNEEFQNMVRTIAEAGLGVNTVEELADAQVNGKPVSEVLTTAIAKIGENMTLRRMTVVEAPIVVSYVHNAAAPGMGKIGVLVGLEGGNEEIGRQIAMHVAATSPASLGQDDLDPALVDREKQVLTEQARESGKPDAVIEKMIVGRMAKFFEEVTLLGQKFVINPDITVEQAAKDAGAKIVGFARVAVGEGIEKKEEDFAAEVAKTLGGN is encoded by the coding sequence ATGGCGATCACCGCTGCGATGGTGAAGGAACTGCGCGAATCGACCGGCGCAGGCATGATGGATGCGAAAAAGGCACTGACCGAAAACGACGGCGACATGGAAGCCGCCGTTGACTGGCTGCGCACCAAGGGTCTGGCCAAGGCGGCCAAGAAATCCGGTCGCGTGGCTGCCGAAGGTCTGGTTGGCGTCGCCGTCAAGGACGGCAAGGGCGTCGCCGTCGAGGTGAACAGCGAAACCGATTTCGTCGGCAAGAACGAAGAATTCCAGAACATGGTTCGCACCATCGCCGAAGCAGGCCTGGGCGTGAACACTGTCGAGGAACTGGCTGATGCTCAGGTGAACGGCAAGCCCGTCTCCGAAGTCCTGACCACCGCCATCGCCAAGATCGGCGAAAACATGACCCTGCGCCGCATGACTGTGGTCGAGGCGCCGATCGTCGTGTCCTATGTCCACAACGCGGCGGCACCCGGCATGGGCAAGATCGGCGTTCTGGTCGGTCTGGAAGGCGGCAACGAGGAAATCGGCCGTCAGATCGCCATGCATGTGGCAGCAACCTCGCCCGCTTCTTTGGGTCAGGATGATCTGGACCCGGCGCTGGTCGACCGTGAAAAGCAGGTTCTGACCGAACAGGCGCGCGAATCCGGCAAGCCCGATGCGGTGATCGAAAAGATGATCGTGGGTCGCATGGCCAAGTTCTTTGAAGAGGTCACACTGCTGGGCCAGAAATTCGTCATCAACCCCGATATCACGGTTGAGCAGGCTGCCAAGGATGCAGGTGCCAAGATCGTTGGTTTTGCCCGGGTTGCCGTTGGCGAAGGCATCGAGAAGAAAGAAGAGGATTTCGCAGCCGAGGTCGCCAAGACCCTGGGCGGCAACTGA
- a CDS encoding glucan biosynthesis protein, with protein MNRRNFLTTATALSGFAAIARPASAQDAEIAVEPAAESQPFGFEDVARIAQAAAGEAYDPPRSTLTGSFAELNYDQYRGIRFRRDSDPWAGHPEFALDLLAPGLIFHEPVALNLVENGVARALPFDARMFEFQENLFPDGVDFDTIGDMGWSGFRLRTPLNRPDVMDEVAVFQGASYFRAVSRGTQYGLSARGLAIGTGSQQGEEFPIFRSFWITQPGETDRSVTVYAHLDSRSVSGAYEFVIEPGAETVFRTRSALFPRVELADIGIAPLTSMYWFGPADRAQIDDYRPAVHDSDGLQMLTGEDQRIWRVLSAHERLQISAFQDNDPRGFGLVQRSRDFEEYQDAEARYDLRPSAWIEPNGSWGRGAVSLVEIPVENEFNDNIVSFWRPSEPMQPGERHDFAYDLIFSDLPPDNAPLARVLATRSGTSINDPEARSYVIDFSLDLFTTGDPEPDVRATTGEVRNVHWLRLPYQSRLRLAFEFVPDGDKLADISARLNGPEGQLSESWFMRWTQD; from the coding sequence ATGAACCGTCGAAATTTTCTGACCACCGCCACCGCCCTTTCGGGATTTGCTGCAATCGCTCGCCCTGCATCTGCCCAAGATGCTGAAATCGCGGTCGAACCTGCCGCAGAGTCGCAGCCATTCGGCTTTGAGGACGTCGCCCGCATCGCGCAGGCGGCGGCGGGCGAAGCCTATGATCCGCCGCGATCGACGCTGACAGGCAGCTTTGCCGAGCTGAATTACGACCAGTATCGCGGCATCCGCTTTCGCCGCGATAGCGATCCCTGGGCCGGACACCCGGAATTTGCGCTGGACCTGTTGGCGCCGGGGCTGATCTTTCACGAGCCGGTGGCACTGAACCTGGTAGAGAACGGCGTGGCCCGCGCCCTGCCCTTTGACGCCCGCATGTTCGAGTTTCAGGAAAACCTGTTCCCCGATGGCGTTGATTTCGACACGATCGGCGATATGGGCTGGTCGGGCTTTCGCCTGCGCACACCGCTGAACCGTCCCGATGTGATGGACGAAGTGGCGGTGTTTCAGGGTGCCAGCTATTTCCGCGCTGTCTCGCGCGGCACCCAATACGGGCTGTCTGCGCGCGGTTTGGCCATCGGCACTGGCAGCCAGCAGGGCGAAGAGTTCCCGATCTTTCGCAGCTTCTGGATCACTCAGCCGGGCGAGACCGACCGCAGTGTCACCGTCTATGCCCATCTCGACAGCCGCTCGGTTTCGGGCGCCTATGAATTCGTCATCGAACCGGGCGCAGAGACGGTTTTCCGCACCCGCTCGGCCCTGTTTCCGCGCGTGGAACTGGCCGATATCGGCATTGCGCCCCTGACCTCGATGTATTGGTTCGGCCCGGCAGATCGCGCCCAGATCGACGATTATCGCCCCGCCGTGCATGACAGCGACGGGCTGCAGATGCTGACGGGCGAGGATCAGCGGATCTGGCGCGTCCTGTCGGCGCACGAGCGGTTGCAGATCTCGGCGTTTCAGGACAACGATCCGCGTGGTTTTGGTCTGGTTCAGCGGTCGCGCGATTTCGAGGAATATCAGGACGCCGAGGCGCGCTATGACCTGCGGCCCTCGGCCTGGATCGAACCGAATGGCAGTTGGGGCCGCGGCGCCGTCAGTCTGGTCGAGATCCCGGTTGAGAATGAGTTCAACGATAATATCGTCAGCTTCTGGCGTCCGTCAGAGCCGATGCAGCCCGGCGAGCGTCACGATTTCGCCTATGATCTGATCTTTTCGGACCTGCCGCCGGATAATGCGCCGCTGGCGCGGGTGCTGGCCACGCGCTCGGGCACCTCGATCAACGACCCCGAAGCACGCAGCTATGTCATCGACTTTTCGCTGGACCTGTTCACCACCGGCGATCCCGAACCCGATGTGCGCGCCACAACAGGCGAGGTGCGCAACGTTCACTGGCTGCGCCTGCCCTATCAAAGCCGGCTGCGGCTGGCCTTTGAGTTTGTGCCTGATGGCGACAAGCTGGCCGATATCTCGGCACGCCTGAATGGCCCGGAAGGTCAGTTGTCGGAAAGCTGGTTCATGCGCTGGACCCAGGATTGA
- the mdoH gene encoding glucans biosynthesis glucosyltransferase MdoH: MRQTAFEAAVPPLAPVEMPVQDLRRPPVNITRERSAGGQRVIAARILAFGGGALIGIIGGLQMRLVFGDNVTVLQACLLTLFTITFTWVGFSFSSMLAGLFARPLSTPTGPNDARIVVVMPVYHEDPAETAGRLVALARDLYRVGLGNRSEIFVLSDSRRPQSALAETLAISRLRDLSPVPVWYRRRRDNEGRKAGNIAEFLRDWGGRYDQMVVLDADSVVGADTIAAMSARMSADPDLGLIQTMPMLLGGQTIFARLMQFAGRIYGPAIARGVAAWSGDDGNFWGHNAMIRVPAFVESCGLPELPGRPPFGGHILSHDFVEAALMRRSGWKVRLDYDLRQSFEGSPPSLLDNAVRERRWAQGNLQHFKVIGASGLSWVSRAHFVIGIMGFLMSPIWLGMILVGLALTAYVLLSRPEYFPNAYQLFPDWPVFDPVRMLWLFAFAMTLLLLPKVIAVGRACMRPLAKNSGGRGRLIGSALFEILLSALIAPVQMLIQTRQIFDILRGRDSGWEAQVRAGAMPPWRVVLGHHWLHMALGLVTLVILAFMSPGQLIWLSPILAGLILSPAISRWSASPVFGRIARRRGLLATPEELSTPALISAANYQTARIKPEEAETMLLLGSEPALMARHLALLPPDTADVPAAERLSEISAAAKIAAAEDRAQALSFLSETELDALISSSTLLKQWAALTG; encoded by the coding sequence ATGCGCCAAACAGCGTTCGAGGCCGCGGTTCCGCCATTGGCGCCGGTCGAGATGCCGGTTCAGGATCTGCGCCGACCGCCGGTGAACATCACCCGCGAACGCAGTGCCGGCGGGCAGCGGGTGATTGCGGCGCGCATTCTGGCCTTTGGCGGCGGCGCGCTGATCGGGATCATCGGCGGATTGCAGATGCGGCTGGTCTTTGGCGACAATGTGACGGTGCTTCAGGCCTGCCTGCTGACCTTGTTCACGATCACCTTCACCTGGGTCGGCTTTTCCTTTTCCTCGATGCTGGCGGGCTTGTTCGCACGGCCGTTGTCGACGCCCACCGGGCCCAATGACGCGCGCATCGTCGTCGTCATGCCGGTCTATCACGAAGACCCGGCCGAGACCGCCGGACGGCTGGTGGCGCTGGCGCGCGATCTTTACCGCGTGGGACTGGGCAATCGCAGCGAGATATTCGTGCTGTCTGACAGCCGACGTCCACAAAGCGCGCTGGCGGAAACGCTCGCCATCAGCCGTTTGCGCGATCTGTCGCCGGTGCCGGTCTGGTATCGCCGGCGGCGCGACAACGAGGGCCGCAAGGCCGGCAACATCGCCGAGTTCCTGCGCGACTGGGGCGGGCGCTATGATCAGATGGTGGTTCTGGATGCCGACAGCGTCGTTGGTGCGGATACCATCGCCGCGATGTCTGCGCGCATGTCGGCCGACCCCGATCTGGGGCTGATCCAGACCATGCCGATGCTGTTGGGCGGACAGACCATCTTTGCGCGGCTGATGCAGTTCGCGGGCCGTATCTATGGCCCGGCGATTGCGCGCGGCGTCGCGGCCTGGTCGGGCGATGACGGCAATTTCTGGGGCCATAACGCGATGATCCGCGTCCCCGCCTTTGTCGAAAGCTGCGGCCTGCCTGAATTGCCGGGCCGTCCGCCCTTCGGCGGCCATATTCTCAGCCATGATTTCGTCGAGGCAGCCCTGATGCGGCGGTCCGGCTGGAAGGTGCGACTGGATTATGACCTGCGCCAAAGCTTTGAGGGATCGCCCCCGTCGCTGCTGGACAACGCGGTCCGTGAGCGGCGTTGGGCACAGGGCAATCTGCAGCACTTCAAGGTCATCGGCGCCAGCGGCCTGTCCTGGGTCAGCCGCGCGCATTTCGTCATCGGCATCATGGGCTTTCTCATGTCGCCGATCTGGCTGGGGATGATCCTGGTCGGGTTGGCGCTGACCGCCTATGTGCTGCTGTCGCGGCCTGAATATTTTCCAAATGCCTATCAGCTTTTCCCCGACTGGCCGGTCTTTGATCCGGTCCGCATGCTGTGGCTGTTTGCATTCGCAATGACCCTGCTGCTGTTGCCGAAGGTGATCGCGGTCGGCCGCGCCTGCATGCGACCGCTGGCCAAAAATTCCGGTGGCCGGGGCAGGCTGATCGGCTCGGCCCTGTTCGAGATCCTGCTATCTGCCCTGATTGCGCCGGTGCAAATGCTGATCCAGACGCGGCAGATCTTTGACATCCTGCGCGGTCGCGACAGCGGCTGGGAGGCGCAGGTCCGTGCCGGCGCCATGCCGCCCTGGCGCGTCGTGCTGGGGCATCATTGGCTGCATATGGCACTGGGGCTGGTGACGCTGGTGATCCTTGCCTTCATGTCGCCCGGGCAGTTGATCTGGCTGTCGCCGATCCTTGCCGGGCTGATCCTGTCACCCGCGATCAGCCGCTGGTCGGCCAGCCCGGTCTTTGGTCGCATCGCCCGCCGGCGCGGGTTGCTGGCCACGCCGGAAGAATTGTCGACCCCTGCCCTTATCTCGGCGGCGAACTACCAGACCGCACGGATCAAGCCCGAAGAGGCTGAAACGATGTTACTCTTGGGTTCCGAGCCTGCCTTGATGGCGCGCCATCTGGCCTTGCTGCCGCCCGATACAGCGGACGTTCCAGCTGCGGAACGGCTAAGTGAAATCTCGGCGGCGGCCAAGATCGCGGCAGCGGAAGATCGCGCGCAGGCGCTGTCCTTTCTGTCAGAAACGGAACTGGATGCCCTGATCAGTTCTTCTACCCTCTTAAAGCAATGGGCGGCGCTGACAGGATGA
- a CDS encoding LysR family transcriptional regulator: MRMDHIDWNHARAFLATADTGSLSGAARRLGLTQPTLSRQVAGFEADLGVTLFERIGKRLVLTETGRSLLDHVRAMGDAAQAMRTEAIDQASQIDGRVCISTIDAYAVHILPDIIARIRREAPQITLMILSADTLSDLRRREADIAIRHVRPEQDGLIGQLLGESTAHFYASAGWKARNPHVQKIGDLGPGDLIGFDDLDRFAAMMDSIGAPIAPDTVRLLSSDAITVAEMARRELGVCLMIDEVAARMPELLPLFPGFSAPRFPVWLVTHRELRTSRRIRLVYDILADELSRVIGRPAKGFS, from the coding sequence ATGCGTATGGATCACATCGACTGGAACCATGCCCGCGCCTTTCTGGCGACCGCCGATACCGGATCGTTGTCGGGCGCAGCGCGGCGGCTTGGCCTGACGCAGCCGACCCTGTCACGGCAGGTTGCCGGTTTCGAGGCGGATTTGGGCGTCACCTTGTTCGAACGGATCGGCAAGCGCCTTGTGCTGACCGAAACCGGCCGCAGCCTTCTGGACCATGTCCGCGCCATGGGCGATGCCGCACAGGCCATGCGGACCGAGGCGATCGATCAGGCCAGCCAGATCGACGGGCGGGTCTGCATCTCGACCATCGACGCCTATGCGGTGCATATCCTGCCCGACATCATCGCGCGCATCCGTCGCGAGGCACCGCAGATCACGCTGATGATCCTGTCCGCCGACACGCTCAGCGATCTGCGCCGCCGCGAGGCCGATATCGCGATCCGCCATGTGCGCCCCGAACAGGATGGGCTGATCGGCCAGTTGCTGGGCGAAAGCACGGCCCATTTCTATGCCTCAGCGGGGTGGAAGGCGCGCAACCCGCATGTTCAGAAGATTGGTGACCTGGGTCCGGGCGATCTGATCGGTTTTGATGATCTGGATCGATTTGCGGCAATGATGGACAGCATCGGCGCACCCATTGCACCCGACACGGTCCGCCTGCTGTCATCCGACGCGATCACGGTTGCCGAGATGGCGCGGCGTGAACTGGGGGTCTGCCTGATGATCGACGAGGTCGCGGCGCGGATGCCCGAACTTCTTCCGCTTTTCCCGGGTTTCTCTGCGCCGCGCTTTCCGGTCTGGCTGGTCACCCATCGGGAATTGCGGACCAGCCGGCGCATCCGGCTGGTCTATGACATCTTGGCGGATGAATTGTCGCGGGTGATTGGTCGCCCCGCCAAAGGCTTCAGCTGA
- a CDS encoding OpgC domain-containing protein encodes MNRIYWLDMLRGYALVCIMLDHMPASVMRGATLANFALFDAAELFVLLSGFLVGLVWTQVATRDGTRVAQKRFLRRSFQVWRAMVVGALIMALLSAVLLQAGWRHTAIWNEYATMVVEAPGTFLAAVGLMWMQPNLLDVLALYVVLILTVPLTLPALTRWPVVFALASALIWLFAEPLNSMLPNHRRDGGFLFNPFGWQVLFFAGAAIGVYRHKLMQVLRPYAGWVTALCVVIVLYGLVYDLLPRFGAQAKPLRDAMGTLIGPIDKWSLDEARFISILAASWLAATVLSAPLAWLADTGPGRALALIGRGGLWSFVVCVWLSVLGDAMQLQIPDEQAAFRLGIDFLVILMLWAMAALWMARASWQVYLPRSLRIG; translated from the coding sequence ATGAACCGGATCTACTGGCTGGATATGTTGCGAGGCTACGCGCTGGTCTGCATCATGCTGGACCATATGCCAGCCTCTGTCATGCGAGGCGCAACCCTGGCCAATTTCGCGCTCTTCGATGCAGCCGAGCTCTTCGTGCTGCTGTCAGGCTTTCTGGTGGGACTGGTCTGGACCCAGGTCGCGACCCGCGACGGCACCCGCGTCGCGCAAAAGCGATTCCTGCGACGCTCGTTTCAGGTCTGGAGGGCGATGGTCGTGGGGGCACTGATCATGGCGCTGCTGTCAGCGGTGCTGCTGCAGGCCGGGTGGCGTCACACCGCAATCTGGAACGAATATGCCACGATGGTGGTCGAGGCACCTGGGACCTTTCTGGCCGCGGTCGGACTGATGTGGATGCAGCCCAATCTGCTGGATGTGCTGGCCCTCTATGTTGTGCTGATCCTGACAGTGCCACTGACGCTGCCTGCCCTGACGCGATGGCCGGTTGTGTTCGCGCTGGCATCAGCGCTGATCTGGCTTTTTGCCGAACCGCTGAACAGCATGCTGCCCAATCATCGCCGCGATGGCGGGTTCCTGTTCAACCCGTTTGGCTGGCAGGTCCTGTTCTTTGCCGGGGCGGCCATCGGGGTCTATCGGCACAAACTGATGCAGGTCTTGCGCCCCTATGCTGGATGGGTGACGGCCCTGTGTGTCGTCATCGTGCTTTATGGCCTTGTCTACGACCTGCTGCCGCGCTTTGGGGCGCAGGCCAAGCCGCTGCGCGACGCCATGGGGACGCTGATCGGCCCGATCGACAAATGGTCGCTGGACGAGGCCCGCTTCATCTCGATCCTGGCTGCAAGCTGGCTGGCGGCGACGGTGCTGTCCGCGCCGCTGGCATGGCTGGCCGATACTGGCCCCGGCCGTGCACTGGCGCTGATCGGGCGTGGTGGGCTGTGGTCCTTTGTTGTCTGCGTCTGGCTGTCGGTTCTGGGCGATGCCATGCAGCTGCAAATCCCGGATGAGCAGGCGGCCTTTCGCCTCGGGATCGATTTTCTGGTGATCCTGATGCTGTGGGCGATGGCCGCATTGTGGATGGCACGGGCCAGCTGGCAGGTCTATCTGCCACGCAGCCTACGGATCGGCTGA